A DNA window from Onychostoma macrolepis isolate SWU-2019 chromosome 13, ASM1243209v1, whole genome shotgun sequence contains the following coding sequences:
- the utp25 gene encoding U3 small nucleolar RNA-associated protein 25 homolog → MGKRRRGNQEITSLTKKQKKHLKEFGEQHPFHDNVVDKPEKTQILRLPYSPRHPEPDGEEDSDEEQQSAYQKLLSTMIQGADDNSEDEESDDDDEDDGEEVEGESEEEEEEEEGDVAEEDLEEEVGETPDNSQSKEHPEKTNGDIEEGEIEGEFTDKKNEAAFCLETSLPVEGEENMGEQEEEDMFVKHQEAELSEEEVGRILKGSKFKTQVKWPKLGTLQCACPLERFPAVAQLSSAPLPTIHKTLEANWRLLNQSFAPEGGAVTDVTDLQKELLGLMGTYRDVHFANCSPLREAKEVRSAYCLHVLNHVLKANTRVLRNNAKLKETKDVNVEFRDQGITRPKVLILVPFRDGALRVVQTFITLLEPKGKIMDVSNKKRFKEEYGEGPGESPPKLHRPDDYHAVFSGNIDDHFRIGVSIMKRSMRLYSPFYSSDIIIASPLGLRTVLGADSEKKRDFDFLSSIELLIVDQADVFLMQNWEHLLHVLKHLNLQPLDSHGVDFSRVRIWNLNNWTAHYRQTLVFSAIQEPQITNILTKHCHNYRGQVCSKTIPKVGSICQVLVQLPHVFQMFQSDSFMDQDARFQFFVDKILPQYRDSVMSHTFIYVPSYFDFVRLRNYLKKEDISFASVSEYSQRSEVSRARHFFQKGEKQFMLFSERFHFYKRYTIKGIHNLIFYGLPTYPHFYSEVCNMLQAGVREGGGSVSFTCTALYSRYDMHRLAAITGADRAAQMLQSKKTVHLFITGEEKNT, encoded by the exons ATGGGTAAAAGAAGGCGAGGAAATCAAGAGATTACAAGTTTAACTAAGAAACAGAAGAAACATCTAAAAGAATTTGGAGAACAGCACCCTTTTCACGATAA TGTTGTTGACAAACCGGAGAAGACTCAGATTTTGCGTTTG CCTTACAGCCCAAGACACCCTGAACCTGACGGTGAGGAAGACAGTGATGAAGAGCAGCAGTCTGCTTATCAGAAACTACTGTCCACCATGATCCAAGGTGCTGATGACAACAGTGAAGATGAAGaaagtgatgatgatgatgaggatgatGGAGAGGAAGTTGAAG GAGAGAgcgaagaagaagaagaagaggaggaaggTGATGTTGCCGAGGAAGATTTAGAAGAAGAGGTGGGCGAAACACCTGATAATTCACAAAGTAAAGAGCACCCGGAAAAGACAAATGGAGATATAGAAGAGGGAGAGATCGAGGGAGAGTTTACAGATAAGAAGAATGAAGCTGCGTTCTGTCTGGAGACCAGCCTGCCTGTGGAAGGAGAGGAAAACATGGGAGAGCAGGAGGAGGAAG ACATGTTCGTGAAGCACCAGGAGGCTGAACTGAGTGAAGAGGAAGTGGGACGAATCTTAAAAGGATCAAAATTCAAGACTCAGGTTAAG TGGCCAAAACTGGGCACTCTGCAGTGCGCTTGTCCACTGGAACGTTTCCCAGCAGTGGCGCAGCTCTCTTCTGCCCCTCTTCCAACCATCCACAAAACACTAGAGGCAAATTGGCGCTTGTTAAACCAGTCCTTTGCACCTGAAGGAGGCGCTGTGACAGATGTCACTGACCTCCAGAAGGAATTACTTGGGCTCATGG gtACTTACAGGGATGTGcattttgcaaactgctccccCTTGAGGGAGGCCAAGGAAGTGCGGAGTGCCTACTGTCTTCATGTGCTAAACCATGTGTTAAAGGCAAACACTCGTGTGCTTAGAAATAATGCCAAGTTGAAGGAAACTAAAGATGTGAATGTGGAGTTTCGGGACCAGGGCATTACTAGACCAAAG GTTTTGATTCTGGTGCCATTTAGAGATGGAGCACTGCGAGTGGTCCAGACCTTCATAACACTTTTAGAGCCCAAAGGCAAGATAATGGATGTCAGTAACAAGAAGAGGTTTAAGGAAGAGTATGGAGAGGGGCCAGGTGAAAGTCCACCCAAACTGCACAGACCTGATGACTACCATGCTGTCTTTTCTGGGAATATAGATGACCATTTCAGGATAG GTGTGTCTATCATGAAACGCAGTATGCGTCTCTATTCTCCGTTTTACTCTTCTGACATCATCATTGCATCTCCACTGGGACTACGCACAGTTCTGGGTGCCGACagtgagaaaaagagagactTTGACTTCCTGTCTTCCATCGAACTTCTGATTGTGGACCAGGCGGATGTGTTCCTCATGCAGAACTGGGAACACTTACTG CATGTGTTGAAGCATTTGAATCTGCAGCCGCTGGACTCGCACGGTGTTGATTTCTCTCGTGTGCGCATATGGAACCTGAACAACTGGACAGCGCATTACAGACAAACGCTGGTGTTCAGTGCCATACAAGAGCCTCAGATCACCAACATCCTTACCAAACACTGCCACAACTACAGGGGCCAG GTGTGCAGTAAAACTATTCCAAAGGTGGGCTCAATCTGTCAGGTACTCGTGCAGCTGCCACATGTATTCCAGATGTTCCAGTCTGACAGCTTCATGGACCAGGATGCCAG GTTCCAGTTCTTTGTGGATAAGATCCTGCCCCAGTACAGAGACTCTGTCATGTCCCACACTTTCATCTATGTGCcatcatattttgattttgttcgTCTGCGAAACTACCTGAAGAAGGAAGACATCAGTTTCGCAAGTGTTAGCGAGTACTCGCAGAGATCAGAGGTGTCTCGAGCACGACATTTCTTCCAGAAAGGAGAAAAACAGTTTATGCTCTTCTCTGAAAGATTCCACTTCTACAAGAG ATACACTATCAAGGGGATCCATAACCTGATCTTCTACGGGTTGCCCACGTACCCTCACTTCTACAGTGAAGTGTGTAATATGCTTCAGGCTGGTGTCAGAGAGGGTGGTGGTTCTGTCAGTTTCACCTGCACGGCCCTGTACTCTCGATATGACATGCACCGTCTGGCTGCCATCACCGGGGCCGACCGCGCCGCTCAGATGCTGCAGTCCAAAAAAACAGTGCACCTTTTCATCACAGGGGAGGAGAAAAACACATGA